A genomic segment from Ptychodera flava strain L36383 chromosome 19, AS_Pfla_20210202, whole genome shotgun sequence encodes:
- the LOC139119038 gene encoding calmodulin-like — MAGLSEEQLAELKEAFTIFDKDGDGTISSEEFESVMKKLGQNPTKEELQEMINEVDADGTGTINLKVFLAMMEKKMSEQDPDEQLRAAFRAFDKDGDGFIGAQELRNVMANLGEKMTEEEIEEMIREADTDGNGQVDYEEFVQMMTST, encoded by the exons ATG GCAGGACTCAGCGAGGAACAACTGGCAG AACTCAAGGAAGCTTTCACGATCTTTGATAAGGACGGCGATGGTACAATCTCTTCGGAGGAATTTGAAAGCGTGATGAAGAAGCTAGGTCAAAATCCGACGAAAGAAGAACTTCAAGAAATGATCAACGAGGTTGACGCAGATG GTACTGGAACGATCAACTTGAAGGTATTCTTAGCGATGATGGAAAAGAAAATGAGCGAGCAAGATCCAGACGAGCAACTCCGTGCCGCCTTTCGCGCATTCGACAAAGATGGCGATGGTTTCATTGGAGCACAAGAGTTACGTAATGTGATGGCAAACCTCGGAGAGAAAATGACGGAAGAAGAGATTGAGGAAATGATAAGGGAAGCTGACACCGACGGCAATGGTCAGGTCGACTATGAAG AATTTGTGCAAATGATGACGTCAACCTAA
- the LOC139119039 gene encoding calmodulin-like, with protein sequence MAHQLSEAQVAYLREKFSAVDKDGNGRATSTELGTYLKSLGHNATEKEVQDMINSLDTDGSGTVEFSEFLTAAVKRYQNAFSALDKDGNGFITSSELGQAMKGLGIQKTDQEIEEMIKGADVDKDGQIKFEEFVSMSQK encoded by the exons ATG GCTCATCAACTGTCCGAAGCACAAGTTGCAT ACTTAAGGGAAAAGTTTTCCGCCGTTGACAAGGATGGGAACGGTAGAGCCACGAGTACGGAACTGGGAACTTACCTGAAGTCACTTGGTCACAATGCGACAGAAAAAGAAGTTCAGGATATGATTAATAGCCTGGATACCGATG GCAGCGGGACCGTCGAATTCTCAGAGTTCCTCACCGCGGCGGTCAAAAGATACCAAAACGCCTTCAGTGCACTGGACAAAGACGGCAACGGTTTCATCACCTCCTCCGAGTTGGGTCAAGCGATGAAGGGTCTCGGCATTCAAAAGACAGATCAAGAAATTGAAGAAATGATTAAAGGGGCTGATGTCGATAAAGACGGACAAATCAAATTCGAAG AATTCGTCAGCATGTCGCAGAAATGA